The Apis cerana isolate GH-2021 linkage group LG12, AcerK_1.0, whole genome shotgun sequence genome window below encodes:
- the LOC107998922 gene encoding pre-piRNA 3'-exonuclease trimmer-like: MNEVLKKNFKTLYPKLEIAVNNATFIAIDAEFTGLYSEEKLKHSFFDTFNDRYKLLKKNIQQFMIIQFGIATFRHVPYENTYEVDCFNFYLFPKSIPLKNRHLIWQVAALEFLCKHNFEFNKFLNEGISFLDETDEKLLQSYIKEDSLAYNLNHLTYEEENEFIDYKTKISEWIANKNEETLKVETSNPILQYLIHKDIRHNYKSTWSISDDKSVNIIKISPNMHKLLRKNDKESLEKELLDYYIGFSKVFKLLASSKKIIVGHNILLDLMFMHQQFYKPLPNSYNEFKNNIHELFPQIYDTKFLSYEVRKLFSKEEVSWKISSLSTLYEYFTTKGKLLTLNSPKIAINEESSKSDIILDEKKYHTAGWDAYFAGYIYIKMAHIFCVNKFGTGLEERRVTHAELISSIKNFVNCINITRGNEMYMKFDGPDPMLSRPEWLHVKLKSPSVDIKQLMEKFSSFGQVDVMPFAQRRVLVAVANHKSALHILRHFNSSEEFQVARYSRIRHATPITICLWSGVILSGSLFAWMLKKCF; the protein is encoded by the exons atgaatgaagttttaaaaaagaattttaaaactttgtaTCCAAAGTTGGAAATCGCTGTAAACAATGCAACTTTTATTGCCATCGATGCTGAATTTACTGGTTTATATTCAGAAGAGAAATTGAAACATAG ctTTTTTGATACATTCAATgatcgttataaattattaaagaaaaatattcagcaatttatgataatacaaTTTGGCATTGCAACTTTCCGTCATGTTCCTTATGAAAATACCTATGAAGtagattgttttaatttttatttgtttccaaAATCTATACCATTAAAAAATAGACACTTAATATGGCAAGTGGCAGCATTAGAGTTCCTTTgtaaacataattttgaatttaataaa tttttaaatgaAGGTATTTCATTCTTGGATGAGACAGATGAAAAGTTATTACAGagttatataaaagaagatagtttagcatataatttaaatcatttaacatatgaagaagaaaatgagtTCATAGactataaaactaaaatttctgAATGGATTGCTAATAAGAATGAAGAAACATTAAAGGTGGAAACTTCTAATcctatattacaatatttgatACATAAAGACATAAGGCACAATTATAAAAGTACATGGAGTATATCAGATGATAAATca gtaaatatcataaaaatatcaccTAACATGCATaaacttttaagaaaaaatgataaagaaagtttggagaaagaattattagattattacaTAGGATTTTCTAAAGTATTTAAACTCTTGGcctcttctaaaaaaataatagtaggacataatatacttttagatttaatgtttatgcatcaacaattttataaaccaCTgccaa attcatataatgaattcaaaaacaatatacatgaattatttccacaaatatatgatacaaaatttttaagttacgaagtacgaaaattatttagcAAGGAAGAAG TGAGTTGGAAAATAAGTTCATTGAGTActttatacgaatattttacaactaaaggaaaattattaacctTGAATTCACCAAAGATTGCAATTAATGAAGAATCTTcaa agtcAGATATTATCCTAgatgaaaaaaagtatcatACAGCTGGATGGGATGCTTACTTTgctggatatatatatataaaaatggcaCACATATtttgtgtaaataaatttggaaC aggtttggaagaaagaagagtaaCGCATGCTGAACTAATAAGCAGCATAAAAAACtttgtaaattgtataaatataacaagagGCAATGAAATGTATATG aaatttgatgGTCCAGATCCAATGTTATCAAGACCAGAATGGCTTCATGTGAAGTTAAAATCACCATCTGTAGATATTAAACAg TTGATGgagaaattttcatcttttggCCAAGTGGATGTGATGCCTTTTGCTCAAAGACGTGTTTTGGTAGCTGTAGCAAACCATAAAAG